From Rutidosis leptorrhynchoides isolate AG116_Rl617_1_P2 chromosome 3, CSIRO_AGI_Rlap_v1, whole genome shotgun sequence, a single genomic window includes:
- the LOC139900716 gene encoding uncharacterized protein, with product MSVMSAARTGPGGVKLLVVAVDYFTKWVEAKPLKTISVAHPQANSQCEVTNRDIMLDIKARPKLCRRGWIDELPNMLWAHSTTPKSATNETPFSLVYGSEAVIPAKINILTMRIASFDENSNSEELRENLNLVEERREMADIKEAINKQRIASYYYKRVQLLSFQLDDLVWRKNEASRAEDTGKLGPKWEGPYKVIGVSDTGAYRLASLDGRK from the exons ATGTCAGTCATGTCAGCTGCACGCACCG GACCAGGAGGGGTAAAGCTTTTGGTCGTAGCcgttgattattttacaaaatgggTAGAAGCCAAACCGTTGAAAACAATTTCAG TTGCACACCCCCAGGCAAACAGCCAGTGTGAGGTAACAAATCGAGATATCATGTTAGATATCAAAGCAAGACCTAAGTTGTGCCGAAGGGGGTGGATAGATGAACTACCAAACATGTTGTGGGCACACAGCACGACCCCGAAAAGCGCGACTAATGAAACACCTTTCAGTTTGGTGTACGGGTCCGAGGCTGTAATACCCGCGAAGATAAATATACTAACAATGCGCATAGCTTCCTTCGATGAAAATAGCAATAGCGAGGAACTGCGTGAAAATCTAAATTTGGTTGAAGAGCGCAGAGAAATGGCGGAcataaaagaagcaatcaacaagcAAAGAATCGCAAGCTACTATTACAAGCGCGTACAACTATTATCTTTCCAATTGGATGATTTGGTATGGCGGAAAAATGAAGCAAGCAGAGCGGAAGATACGGGTAAACTTGGACCTAAATGGGAAGGACCATACAAGGTTATTGGTGTAAGCGATACAGGGGCGTATCGCTTAGCAAGTTTAGATGGAAGAAAATAA